In Streptomyces canus, one DNA window encodes the following:
- a CDS encoding Z1 domain-containing protein produces MTDELDGMYDTFKALLDSFPPAEAVKRLEQFGIPPEIVQQIRERHEQQTIRIKELEEPHAVILGNRDTWYTGPHAKDKCWPAVADQLRKDGWPEDPAIRSLDDSSTRVVSLLNHPKEKRFSTRGLVVGYVQSGKTTNFTSVMAKAADRGYKLFIVLAGIHNGLRRQTQARLVQQLVEPNPSLWSQLTGLEKDFTPQENPASYFGKSNKTHVLCVVKKNATVLRKLAKWLEKASTYLEDCPALIIDDEADQATVATASINPLILSIMSHLPKSAYVGYTASPFANLLIDPSAEDLYPKDFVVNLPQPAGHFGTEVLFGRHALDGEDPEQVDDGYDMIRSVPKDDVPAVRPKTRADVEGFEPHITDTLRRAIEYFWLVTAARRVRGTGNPHNTMLIHTSVNTAVHNSFKRPLEFLRKRAAQSLASPDYLSGLRALWDMETARVPAQDFGETKVPFEELVPQLSGVLDSCRIIMDNSSSEDRLDYENGPVVAIAVGGNTLSRGLTLEGLSVSYFVRSVSAYDTLLQMGRWFGFRNGYADLPRTWMTDELAEWFRHLATVETEMRRDIDIYMTEDENPQTFAVRLRTHPSLRVTAAAKMRDAVVAASSYGGQRVQTHYFHTNAEWLRGNIAAARTLVDAATSNARRVEKRAADGRFVFRDVPHDFVLDFLSNYKFDKKSPENDAELIGNYIRKRVTAGSLGRWNVAIVGTPAGKGEDFTFAPHVTVGRNNRARLALENPDPDFADIKTLMSRRDAAVDLTGDIGKLTEKEIAEERRKQLPDTGLLVLYPIDKLSRPSPSKTLRAPLDAEEHVIGVGLVFPKPQDGDSTVKSYISADLSNVNIEIEEEDYSLVDGEDA; encoded by the coding sequence ATGACCGACGAACTCGACGGAATGTACGACACGTTCAAAGCACTGCTCGACTCGTTTCCCCCAGCGGAGGCAGTCAAGAGGCTGGAGCAGTTCGGCATCCCTCCGGAGATCGTGCAGCAGATCCGTGAGCGGCACGAGCAGCAGACGATTCGCATCAAGGAGCTCGAGGAACCGCACGCCGTGATCCTGGGCAACCGCGACACCTGGTACACGGGACCGCATGCCAAGGACAAATGCTGGCCGGCCGTCGCGGACCAACTGCGCAAGGACGGTTGGCCCGAGGATCCCGCGATCAGGAGCCTCGACGACTCCTCGACTCGTGTGGTCTCCCTGCTGAACCACCCGAAGGAGAAGCGGTTCTCCACACGTGGACTTGTGGTCGGCTACGTGCAGTCCGGGAAGACGACCAACTTCACGTCTGTCATGGCGAAGGCCGCGGATCGCGGCTACAAGCTCTTCATAGTCCTGGCTGGAATCCACAATGGACTACGCCGCCAGACCCAGGCCCGTCTCGTGCAGCAGCTCGTGGAGCCGAACCCCTCGCTGTGGTCGCAACTGACCGGCCTGGAGAAGGATTTCACCCCGCAGGAGAACCCGGCTTCGTATTTCGGCAAGAGCAACAAGACCCACGTGCTGTGCGTAGTGAAGAAGAACGCGACGGTCCTGCGCAAGCTCGCCAAGTGGCTCGAGAAGGCTTCGACCTACCTTGAGGACTGCCCTGCGCTGATCATCGACGACGAGGCCGACCAGGCCACGGTGGCGACCGCGTCGATCAATCCGCTGATCCTGAGCATCATGAGTCACCTGCCCAAGTCGGCGTACGTCGGTTACACGGCGTCCCCGTTCGCGAACCTGCTGATCGACCCTAGTGCCGAGGACCTGTATCCCAAGGACTTCGTCGTCAATCTGCCCCAGCCTGCCGGGCACTTCGGCACCGAAGTGCTCTTCGGCCGCCACGCCCTCGACGGTGAGGACCCGGAGCAGGTCGACGACGGATACGACATGATCCGCTCGGTGCCCAAGGACGACGTTCCCGCTGTGCGCCCCAAGACCAGGGCCGACGTCGAGGGCTTCGAGCCGCACATCACCGACACCCTGCGACGGGCCATCGAGTACTTCTGGCTGGTCACCGCGGCCCGACGCGTGCGCGGCACCGGCAACCCGCACAACACGATGCTGATCCACACCAGCGTCAACACCGCGGTCCACAACAGCTTCAAGAGGCCCCTGGAGTTTCTGCGCAAGCGTGCTGCGCAGTCGTTGGCGAGTCCCGACTATCTCTCGGGGCTGCGTGCCTTGTGGGACATGGAGACCGCGCGCGTCCCGGCGCAGGACTTCGGCGAGACGAAGGTGCCATTCGAGGAATTGGTGCCGCAGCTTTCCGGGGTGCTCGACAGTTGTCGCATCATCATGGACAACTCCAGCAGTGAGGACCGTCTCGACTACGAGAACGGTCCCGTCGTCGCGATCGCGGTGGGCGGCAACACCCTTTCGCGTGGACTCACCCTTGAAGGGCTGTCCGTCAGCTACTTCGTCCGTTCCGTCTCGGCGTACGACACCTTGCTCCAGATGGGGCGCTGGTTCGGTTTCCGCAACGGGTACGCCGACCTGCCGAGGACTTGGATGACCGACGAACTCGCGGAGTGGTTCCGGCATCTGGCCACGGTCGAGACCGAGATGCGCCGCGACATCGACATCTACATGACGGAGGACGAGAACCCGCAGACCTTCGCCGTGCGCCTGCGCACGCACCCCTCGCTGCGTGTGACGGCGGCCGCCAAGATGCGTGATGCCGTCGTGGCGGCTTCCTCGTACGGCGGTCAGCGTGTCCAGACCCACTACTTCCACACGAACGCCGAGTGGCTGCGAGGGAACATCGCCGCTGCGCGCACGCTGGTCGACGCCGCGACCTCGAACGCACGCCGTGTGGAGAAGCGGGCGGCGGATGGACGGTTCGTCTTCCGCGACGTGCCGCACGACTTCGTGCTCGACTTCTTGTCGAACTACAAGTTCGACAAGAAGTCCCCGGAGAACGACGCCGAGCTGATCGGCAACTACATCCGGAAGCGGGTCACCGCGGGCTCTCTGGGCCGTTGGAATGTCGCCATTGTGGGCACCCCCGCAGGGAAGGGCGAGGACTTCACCTTCGCGCCCCATGTGACCGTCGGGCGGAACAATCGTGCCCGCCTTGCCCTGGAAAACCCTGACCCGGACTTCGCAGACATCAAGACACTGATGAGCCGCAGGGACGCGGCGGTCGACCTCACAGGGGACATCGGGAAGCTCACCGAGAAGGAGATTGCGGAGGAACGGCGAAAGCAGCTCCCCGACACCGGTCTGCTGGTTCTGTACCCCATCGACAAGCTGTCTCGGCCGAGTCCGTCGAAGACGCTTCGTGCGCCCCTCGACGCGGAGGAGCACGTGATCGGCGTCGGCCTGGTCTTCCCCAAGCCGCAGGACGGCGACAGCACTGTGAAGAGTTACATCTCCGCGGACTTGTCCAATGTGAACATCGAGATCGAGGAGGAGGACTACAGCCTCGTCGACGGTGAGGACGCATGA
- a CDS encoding restriction endonuclease, producing the protein MGESLRVGQVLRYSSAKDPTSPVLDGYTNFHYVTDAPGHKKALLESGINGMAKVSARGRQRRPAILIRSSPWKAGSEQTPWHDVFDMDNGHVRYFGDHKVGLAKSPGTTTGNAALLDAFTEHQAPTPEGRADAVPLLLFRAVSRNGKVKGFVEFCGLGVVERAERIVQWAGHEHTTFTNYVYDIALIDLTVENDQVDWDWITARRNPAVSDQEALVKAPRAWREWVKRGHSALPRVRRRVARARVTKVRDQRPAPGSRRDEDLRFIYEQFDRRKHDFEAVASAVAARVLRGSGHNYREGWITRRSGDGGADFVGRIDLGTGLAGTSLVVLGQAKCIRPDTSVSAEQIARVVARLRRGWIGAYVTTGAFSEPAQLEMVEDQYPIVLVNGLDLARELRSMARDDHGNDLAACLDHILYAQGVPITSRRPEEILLE; encoded by the coding sequence ATGGGGGAGTCGCTGCGCGTGGGGCAGGTGCTGCGCTATTCGAGCGCAAAGGACCCAACCTCCCCCGTGCTCGATGGATACACAAACTTCCACTACGTGACGGATGCTCCAGGTCACAAGAAGGCACTTCTCGAGTCCGGCATAAATGGCATGGCGAAGGTCTCCGCGAGGGGGAGGCAACGGCGGCCGGCCATCCTTATCCGTTCCAGTCCGTGGAAGGCCGGCAGCGAGCAGACGCCGTGGCACGACGTGTTCGATATGGACAACGGTCACGTGCGGTACTTCGGTGACCACAAGGTCGGACTGGCCAAGTCCCCCGGAACCACCACAGGGAACGCTGCCCTTCTTGACGCCTTTACGGAGCATCAGGCGCCGACACCGGAGGGGCGAGCCGATGCGGTCCCTCTGCTGCTGTTTCGGGCTGTGTCACGCAACGGCAAGGTCAAGGGCTTCGTCGAGTTCTGTGGACTCGGGGTTGTGGAACGGGCCGAACGGATCGTTCAGTGGGCAGGACACGAGCACACAACGTTCACCAACTACGTGTACGACATTGCCTTGATCGATCTCACTGTCGAGAACGATCAGGTCGACTGGGACTGGATCACTGCGCGTCGTAATCCGGCCGTCTCTGATCAGGAGGCCCTGGTCAAGGCACCACGCGCCTGGCGGGAGTGGGTCAAGCGGGGGCACTCCGCTCTGCCCCGGGTCCGCCGGCGCGTTGCTCGAGCCCGCGTCACGAAGGTGCGTGATCAGCGTCCTGCGCCAGGCAGTCGGCGAGACGAAGACCTCCGGTTCATCTATGAGCAGTTCGACAGACGCAAACATGACTTCGAGGCCGTCGCTTCTGCCGTCGCCGCTCGTGTGCTGAGAGGTTCCGGACACAACTACCGCGAGGGATGGATCACTCGGCGCTCCGGAGACGGTGGCGCGGATTTCGTCGGTCGTATCGACCTTGGGACAGGTCTGGCCGGTACCAGCCTCGTCGTCCTCGGCCAAGCCAAGTGCATACGTCCGGACACCAGTGTCTCCGCTGAACAGATAGCACGAGTGGTTGCACGCCTACGCCGCGGCTGGATCGGCGCATACGTCACCACCGGAGCTTTCTCGGAGCCGGCTCAACTCGAGATGGTGGAGGACCAATACCCCATCGTTCTCGTCAACGGGCTGGATCTGGCCCGTGAGTTGCGCAGCATGGCCCGAGACGATCACGGCAACGACCTTGCAGCATGCCTGGACCACATCCTCTATGCCCAAGGTGTACCGATCACCAGCCGGCGCCCCGAAGAGATCCTTCTGGAGTGA
- a CDS encoding helix-turn-helix domain-containing protein, whose product MPERTTTRRRQLGAMMRKLRARKSLTLEDAGKLVGVSKATVSRYETQAGPVKWIVVDALCREYGATDAERAAIVRLAKDAKQQGWWSSFADSIPESMNLLLTLEDEAVHESHFSCVYVPGLLQTRAYSTAVQKANEVPLEPAEIERLVDIRMKRQDILSRSKPPRLWAILDESVVRRLVGSPATMREQLDRLLEANESPHITLQVLPFSKGAHAAALGSFVIIGGADPGLDVVYVDFHTGSLFLEKDEELERYRLAFEYLRAQALDMEASSAMIHRARKEL is encoded by the coding sequence ATGCCTGAACGCACTACAACCCGGCGTCGTCAACTAGGCGCGATGATGCGCAAGTTGCGCGCACGCAAGAGCCTGACGCTTGAGGACGCCGGAAAACTCGTCGGTGTTTCCAAGGCAACGGTGAGCAGGTACGAAACCCAGGCCGGACCGGTCAAGTGGATCGTCGTCGACGCACTTTGCCGCGAGTACGGGGCCACCGACGCCGAGCGTGCGGCCATTGTCAGGCTCGCCAAGGACGCCAAGCAGCAAGGCTGGTGGAGTTCCTTCGCCGACTCCATCCCCGAGAGCATGAACCTGCTGCTCACCCTGGAAGATGAGGCAGTACACGAGAGTCACTTCTCGTGTGTCTACGTCCCCGGCCTTCTGCAAACCCGCGCCTACAGCACGGCTGTGCAGAAGGCCAACGAGGTCCCACTGGAACCTGCGGAGATCGAGCGGCTGGTCGACATCCGCATGAAGCGGCAGGACATCCTCTCCCGCTCGAAACCGCCACGCCTGTGGGCCATCCTCGACGAGTCCGTGGTCCGCCGTCTCGTCGGGTCGCCGGCAACCATGAGGGAACAACTCGACCGGCTACTCGAAGCCAACGAGTCGCCTCACATAACGCTCCAGGTCTTGCCCTTCTCCAAAGGAGCGCACGCGGCTGCTCTGGGAAGCTTCGTCATCATCGGCGGTGCCGATCCAGGCCTCGACGTCGTGTACGTCGACTTCCACACCGGCTCCCTCTTCCTGGAGAAGGACGAGGAACTGGAGCGATACAGACTTGCGTTCGAGTACCTGCGCGCACAAGCGTTGGACATGGAGGCTTCCTCCGCCATGATCCATCGCGCCCGCAAGGAGCTGTGA
- a CDS encoding DUF397 domain-containing protein — MPVGPQSASDLAWFKSSYSGGNATECLEAAIVPSGVLIRDSKRPEHRHLTMSALSWAEFLASVNLPHRPVDSELT; from the coding sequence ATGCCTGTCGGTCCTCAGAGTGCCTCTGATCTTGCCTGGTTCAAGTCGTCGTACAGCGGCGGAAATGCGACCGAGTGCCTCGAAGCCGCGATCGTTCCGTCCGGTGTACTCATACGGGACTCGAAGCGTCCCGAGCATCGGCACCTCACAATGTCGGCTCTGTCCTGGGCCGAGTTCCTGGCGAGCGTCAACTTGCCGCACCGACCAGTCGACTCCGAACTGACCTGA
- a CDS encoding very short patch repair endonuclease, which produces MSRQASHNTQPELTVRRLLHADGLRYRVHYPVPGMPRRSMDIAFSKLRIAVFLDGCYWHGCPEHATHPRANAEWWRSKLDRNIARDRETTDHLTAAGWTVLRFWEHESADDVAHLIETMVRSRRSALGDS; this is translated from the coding sequence ATGAGTCGGCAGGCGTCTCATAACACTCAGCCGGAACTGACTGTACGGCGCCTGCTGCACGCCGACGGGCTGCGGTACCGAGTGCACTACCCCGTACCGGGTATGCCGCGGCGGAGCATGGACATCGCCTTCAGTAAATTGAGGATTGCTGTGTTCCTCGACGGCTGCTACTGGCATGGCTGCCCGGAGCACGCCACGCATCCGCGGGCCAACGCCGAGTGGTGGCGCTCGAAGCTCGACCGGAACATCGCGCGTGACCGTGAGACGACCGACCACCTGACTGCCGCCGGTTGGACAGTGCTGAGGTTCTGGGAGCATGAGTCGGCCGATGACGTCGCCCACCTGATCGAGACCATGGTGCGGTCTCGCAGGTCGGCCTTGGGCGACTCCTGA
- a CDS encoding PD-(D/E)XK motif protein, giving the protein MNEDEFRGLVEQHWAALEAEQTTGERRLRVAELSVDTGNGPLAVAVDHDGHRHLLVPIHTHIKVRTGLDGPVLRLRKRPLEDAESYQTYADLGCLRDDLNDLFTELCVDVLEEAVELPDNPVKALYRVLDRWKSLFRTQGPPLGPEELAGLFGELTVLNRLLAKDPSAHRIWHGPERYRHDFSAAFNAVEVKASTSSEGRRPRIHGLDQLEAPAGGTLCLAWFRLHRTTTSGVGTRFVETVDEALRLCDDEGALLELLAKAGYRLADADLYEDVRFAIGEERWYRVDGDFPGLTGEALTTGGVPVSVLDVEYTIDLSGEVPASMEPEQVSQMIEDLVQEPA; this is encoded by the coding sequence ATGAACGAGGACGAGTTCCGCGGCCTTGTCGAGCAGCACTGGGCTGCGCTGGAGGCCGAACAGACCACGGGGGAGCGTCGACTGCGGGTGGCGGAACTGTCCGTTGACACCGGCAATGGCCCGCTGGCGGTGGCCGTTGACCACGACGGGCACCGCCATCTCCTGGTGCCGATCCACACGCACATAAAGGTTCGTACCGGCCTGGACGGGCCAGTGCTCCGGCTGCGCAAGCGTCCCTTGGAGGATGCGGAGAGCTACCAGACCTACGCGGACCTGGGCTGCCTGCGAGACGATCTCAACGACCTGTTCACCGAGCTGTGCGTGGACGTGTTGGAGGAGGCCGTCGAGTTGCCCGACAATCCCGTCAAGGCGTTGTACCGAGTGCTCGATCGCTGGAAGTCGCTCTTCCGGACTCAAGGGCCGCCGCTGGGGCCGGAAGAACTTGCCGGACTTTTCGGTGAGTTGACCGTGTTGAACCGTCTCCTTGCGAAGGACCCGAGTGCGCACCGGATCTGGCACGGGCCCGAGAGGTACCGCCACGACTTCTCGGCTGCGTTCAATGCCGTCGAGGTGAAGGCGAGTACGAGTAGCGAGGGTCGGCGACCGCGGATCCACGGGCTCGACCAACTCGAAGCTCCCGCCGGTGGAACGCTCTGCCTGGCCTGGTTCCGGTTGCACCGCACCACGACGAGTGGAGTGGGCACGCGGTTCGTGGAGACGGTGGACGAGGCCCTTCGCTTGTGCGACGACGAAGGAGCCCTCCTCGAACTTCTCGCGAAGGCCGGCTACCGGCTCGCCGACGCCGACCTCTATGAGGACGTGCGTTTCGCGATCGGTGAGGAGCGGTGGTACCGAGTCGACGGGGACTTCCCGGGATTGACCGGCGAAGCGCTCACCACGGGCGGCGTGCCGGTGTCGGTCCTGGACGTCGAGTACACCATCGACCTGTCTGGTGAGGTTCCCGCATCGATGGAGCCCGAGCAGGTGTCCCAGATGATCGAGGACCTGGTCCAGGAGCCCGCGTGA
- a CDS encoding ATP-binding protein, translating into MHGYEMSEPLLRCVLPFEAVPAEVRLLRKAAAKQLNLWGVSTATDEAELLVTELATNVFKHVGEGVSATLILERRGERLRLEVHDKSQAVPTSKTAGCDEECGRGLHLLAALAVDWGTVLTAVGKAVWCEIAISSGRACRRIERAVDALERYQGRVGGLGLFGRRRDTALEESAIELIADLLHWTAARGHDPDDMLDRAQVHYEAEADAA; encoded by the coding sequence ATGCACGGCTACGAGATGTCCGAGCCCCTACTCCGCTGTGTCCTGCCCTTTGAGGCGGTGCCGGCGGAAGTGCGCCTTCTCCGGAAGGCGGCTGCCAAGCAACTGAACCTGTGGGGCGTGTCCACAGCGACGGATGAGGCGGAGCTGCTCGTCACGGAGCTGGCGACGAACGTCTTCAAACACGTCGGCGAAGGTGTTTCAGCGACTCTGATCCTGGAACGGAGGGGAGAGCGGCTGAGGCTGGAAGTCCACGACAAGAGTCAGGCGGTGCCGACGTCCAAGACGGCAGGCTGTGACGAGGAGTGCGGCCGCGGTCTGCACCTTCTCGCGGCGCTGGCGGTGGACTGGGGAACTGTCCTGACCGCCGTCGGCAAGGCGGTTTGGTGTGAGATCGCGATCAGCTCCGGACGAGCGTGCCGCCGCATCGAGCGGGCCGTTGATGCACTTGAGCGATATCAGGGACGCGTTGGTGGCCTTGGGCTGTTCGGAAGGAGGCGGGATACGGCCTTGGAGGAGTCAGCGATCGAGCTGATCGCGGACCTACTTCACTGGACCGCCGCCCGTGGCCATGATCCGGACGACATGCTCGACCGGGCTCAGGTGCACTACGAGGCTGAAGCGGACGCAGCCTGA